The Paeniglutamicibacter sulfureus genome includes a region encoding these proteins:
- a CDS encoding GNAT family N-acetyltransferase — MEISTKRLVLREFWEGDLDAVHAFAADPTVCAFVEWGPNTIEETAAFLRQCGKQLLEPRETITLAVTRDSTPIGSIALMRAESDVARGPEEAEIGYVLRADAWGYGYAAEAAAAMLELAWNVLGISRVVATCRPENTGSVRVLEKVGMRCVDYLPGHKRIDGVDRDSLLFAMRSPLRSPHA; from the coding sequence ATGGAGATTTCCACGAAGCGCCTGGTCCTGCGGGAATTCTGGGAGGGCGACCTGGATGCGGTCCACGCCTTCGCCGCGGATCCGACGGTGTGCGCCTTTGTCGAATGGGGCCCGAACACCATCGAAGAGACGGCCGCGTTCCTGCGCCAGTGCGGGAAACAGCTGCTGGAGCCGCGGGAAACCATTACCCTGGCGGTGACGCGCGATTCCACGCCCATCGGCTCGATAGCGTTGATGCGTGCGGAATCCGATGTGGCCCGGGGCCCGGAAGAGGCCGAAATTGGCTACGTGCTGCGGGCCGATGCCTGGGGGTACGGCTATGCGGCGGAAGCGGCTGCGGCCATGCTGGAGCTGGCATGGAATGTCTTGGGGATTTCCCGGGTAGTGGCCACCTGCCGACCGGAGAATACCGGTTCGGTGCGGGTATTGGAGAAGGTGGGCATGCGGTGCGTCGACTACCTGCCCGGACACAAGCGGATCGATGGTGTGGACCGTGATTCGCTGCTTTTCGCAATGCGGTCCCCGCTGCGCTCACCCCACGCCTGA